CACCGGGATCTACGCCCCACCGGCGCGCCTCCTTGTCCAAGGGCGCAAGCAGCGGGGTCAGCACGCTCTGCGCGGCGGTGCGATCCTCCGCCCGGCGGCGCCGGAAGAGTCCCAGGCCCAGCAGCAAGCCGGCGCCCACGATCAGGGTTCCCACCGCCCACATCACCTGCGCGGGCGGCAGGCGCTTGCCCAGCTCTGGCAGCGCCCCACCCTTTCCGCCGGTCATCTTCGGAAGCTCGGTGGCCACCTTGGCAACGATGCCGAGCTGCTCGGCAAAGGAATACCGGAGCACCCAGTCGTACCACCAGAGTTCGGCCTGTTGCTTGGCATCCTGATAGGCCAGCACCCAGGGGCTGATCCGTGCGTGTTCGGCCGCCAGGTCGCGGGGCGAGGGATCGATGCTCACCCAGCCGTCCTGCTCGTCCCAGGCTTCCACCCAACTGTGGGCGTCGCTCTCACGCACGGTCCAGGTGCCGGCCGCGGCGTCATAATCGCCGGCTGCAAAACCGGTCACAACCCGCGCGGGGATTCCCTGCGCGCGCAGCAGCACCGCGGCGGCCGAGGCGAAGTATTCGCAGTGACCTGTCTTTTCTTCGAACAGGAAGCTCGCCACCGGGTCGGGGCTTCTGCCCACGCGCCGGTCCAGCGAGTAGGTGTAGTTCTCGGTCAGGTAGTCCTCGACCGCAAGGATGCGGTTGATCCGCCGGCCGGTGCCCTCGGTATCGGCCTTGCGCCCGATCTCACGGGCGAGCCGTTCCACCTCGGGGCTCAGCAGCACGGGCAGTTGCGTGAGCCGCCGCTTGAGCGCGGGGTTCATCCACTGATGGGGCGATGCGCTGTCCTTCGCGGGAGTCAGGTACGCGACCTAATAGCTCATCGGCAACAGGCGCGAGCGCTTTGTCTCGCTGCGTTCGAAAAACAGGTCGCCCGCATAACTCGTGGAAATCTCCGAGAAGGGGCCGCGCACAGCCAGCGTATCGAGCGGACCGAGCGCGCGAAGCGAGGGCGCAATCAGTGCCGGGATCTCCAGCGGCGAGAGGTCGAATTCAAAGAGCTGAGCGAGCGGCCGTGTCTCGATTGCATCCAGGTCGCCGGCAAAGACGCCCGGCGCCGCGCGGTGCAGGGCTGCCGGGCGCATGGGAGTGCGGCTCCAGCGCGTACCGTCGAAACGATCGAGCGTCTGCACCCGCCAGAGCGGAGCCTGTTTGAGCGGCGGATCGACGGCGACCCGGAACATCACCCGCGACCCGGGCGAGAGAAGTCCCTGCTGGCGAAGGTCCACGCCCAGCGGAAAGCGATTGCTGCCGGCACCATCGACGAAGTTGAACTCCACGATGGCGGCCGAAAGACGCGGCAGGGAGAAGAAGATGATCCCGCCGCCCAGGAAAATCAGCGCGCCCGAGAGAAGCGCGAGCTTGTAGATGCGAAACGGAATGAAAGGCCCGCCGCGGGCGAGTTCGTCCTCGGACTTGGTCGCCGCCGCGCTGGCCAGGTACAGGCCGATGGGCGCCAGCGTCACGTAGATGAGCAGCAGCGGCGCAATGATGTAGGAAAAAGTGAACACCGTGCCACCCAGCAGCACGAAGAAGGAAAGCAGCAGGATCTGTAGCTCGTCGCGGCCGCTGCGCCGGCCCCAGACCTTTACCACCAGCAGCCAGCGCACGAATTCGAACAGGTAGAACACCACGTTGGCCGGCGAGTACCAGGTGCGCGTTCCCTCGAAGAGCAGGAGCGCCAGCAGCAGGCCCGTCCACAGCCCGTCGGGAATCACCTGTCGCGCACTGCGGGGCAGTACATACCCCAGCCCGATCGCCGCGGCGAAGAGCACGCCCTCCCAGGCGGTGCGCACGTCGCTGGCCAGATAGGCAAGCGCCGCCACGCCGCAAAGCAGCCCGCCCACCCAGTCGAGATGTCGCTTGAGGTTCATCGGTCTTTACGATGCCACGCCGGGCCTTTGCGATCTGTCTGATCGCGCGCGTTGACGGACTTTGAGTATCACGCCCATAGTATGGATGATGGCCACGGCACCGGAAAACGAATCGGACCTCGACCTGGGCGAGGAGTTCCTGCAGTTTCTCGAAGAGAAGCGCTCGATCCGCAACTACAAGCCCGATGCGGTCGAGCCCGAGAAGATCGAGCTCATGGTGCGTGCCGCGCTTTCTGCGCCCTTTTCGGGAAAATCCCCCTGCTGGCACATCCTGGCCGTCAACGACGCCAAGGTGCGTGATCGCGTCCAGCGCGCAGCCACTGCCGGGCTCAACAAGATGAACTTCTGGGTGCGCACGGCGCCCACGATTCTCGTCCTGTGCGCCAAGCCCGGCGCGGCCAAGAAGCGCCAGGGGATTGCCTA
This genomic interval from Chrysiogenia bacterium contains the following:
- a CDS encoding DUF3488 domain-containing protein, with the translated sequence MNLKRHLDWVGGLLCGVAALAYLASDVRTAWEGVLFAAAIGLGYVLPRSARQVIPDGLWTGLLLALLLFEGTRTWYSPANVVFYLFEFVRWLLVVKVWGRRSGRDELQILLLSFFVLLGGTVFTFSYIIAPLLLIYVTLAPIGLYLASAAATKSEDELARGGPFIPFRIYKLALLSGALIFLGGGIIFFSLPRLSAAIVEFNFVDGAGSNRFPLGVDLRQQGLLSPGSRVMFRVAVDPPLKQAPLWRVQTLDRFDGTRWSRTPMRPAALHRAAPGVFAGDLDAIETRPLAQLFEFDLSPLEIPALIAPSLRALGPLDTLAVRGPFSEISTSYAGDLFFERSETKRSRLLPMSY
- a CDS encoding transglutaminase domain-containing protein, which produces MNPALKRRLTQLPVLLSPEVERLAREIGRKADTEGTGRRINRILAVEDYLTENYTYSLDRRVGRSPDPVASFLFEEKTGHCEYFASAAAVLLRAQGIPARVVTGFAAGDYDAAAGTWTVRESDAHSWVEAWDEQDGWVSIDPSPRDLAAEHARISPWVLAYQDAKQQAELWWYDWVLRYSFAEQLGIVAKVATELPKMTGGKGGALPELGKRLPPAQVMWAVGTLIVGAGLLLGLGLFRRRRAEDRTAAQSVLTPLLAPLDKEARRWGVDPGEQRTPLEVADELARRAGGAPGKALLHWVSHYNEARYSGRVDPRTAGRQLKKDWKSVSAALKRSRTA
- a CDS encoding nitroreductase family protein — translated: MATAPENESDLDLGEEFLQFLEEKRSIRNYKPDAVEPEKIELMVRAALSAPFSGKSPCWHILAVNDAKVRDRVQRAATAGLNKMNFWVRTAPTILVLCAKPGAAKKRQGIAYYLVDSALAMERASLMAHQLGLGSCWIGNFDERGVKRACRIPSGIRVVGLLSLGYPEEDGESIMGVPVINDFDQYYDLIRSKFDRDKRVPLRSAFSYNYFP